From Candidatus Eremiobacteraceae bacterium, the proteins below share one genomic window:
- a CDS encoding HAD family hydrolase encodes MIRAIFFDLDDTLVDDTISLEQCAEEAARELAPDRGASPVDLGDAYVDAAINFWTQLGPGSPKPAMGAIRPMMWRAALQRYGIEDEHLAKRLAARFDELRIERVELFPEAVPVLRSLRAAYKMAVITNGFAETHERKIAQLELERFFDVVVLAGELEMAKPDPAVFAHAMELLDVGPDESIMVGDRYDRDVEGAHAAGMRAIWIRCRGEEVPHGARLPEAIIDSIAGLPGALAAIPA; translated from the coding sequence GTGATCCGTGCGATTTTCTTCGACCTCGACGATACGCTCGTCGACGACACGATATCGCTCGAGCAATGCGCCGAGGAAGCGGCGCGCGAGCTGGCGCCCGACCGAGGCGCGTCGCCGGTCGATCTCGGCGACGCATACGTCGACGCCGCCATCAACTTCTGGACGCAGCTCGGTCCCGGGTCGCCGAAACCCGCGATGGGCGCGATCAGGCCGATGATGTGGCGCGCCGCGCTGCAGCGCTACGGCATCGAGGACGAGCATTTGGCCAAACGTCTCGCCGCGCGCTTCGACGAGCTGCGCATCGAACGCGTCGAGCTGTTCCCGGAAGCCGTGCCGGTGCTGAGGTCGCTGCGCGCCGCCTACAAGATGGCCGTCATCACGAACGGTTTCGCCGAGACGCACGAGCGGAAGATCGCGCAGCTCGAGCTCGAGCGTTTCTTCGACGTCGTCGTGCTCGCCGGCGAGCTCGAGATGGCCAAACCGGATCCCGCCGTTTTCGCCCACGCGATGGAGCTGCTCGACGTCGGCCCGGACGAGAGCATCATGGTCGGCGACCGTTACGATCGCGACGTCGAAGGTGCGCACGCCGCGGGCATGCGCGCGATCTGGATCCGTTGCCGCGGCGAAGAGGTGCCCCACGGCGCCCGTCTCCCGGAGGCCATCATCGACTCGATCGCCGGTCTGCCCGGAGCGCTCGCCGCTATTCCTGCGTAG